In Spirosoma aureum, a single genomic region encodes these proteins:
- a CDS encoding site-2 protease family protein: protein MSQRTKTYLLHGGLFLVTLITTTMAGAEWMFGRLFIPIEKMKTLGWEEFVAGFQFSIPFLAILTVHEFGHYFTAKANKVRVTLPYYIPLWLGIGQSIGTLGAFIRIKDYINSRKKYFDIGIAGPLAGFALALVVLWYGFTHLPPPEYIFTIHPEYQKWGLDYGQYAYRNLPPGGAVGLGDNLLFNFFKTYVADPARVPHPYEMIHYPYLMAGYLALFFTSLNLIPIGQLDGGHILYALIGRDLYRWVAPALFIVFAFYAGLGLFKPSDFAVPTNEAFFSELGSFGLYVGFLYLAFSRISENRMTSWLITLSVVATQLVFSWIQPQWEGYSGFLVFVFVLGRFLGIYHPETELQEPLDAKRKILGWLALVVFVLCFSLKPFLVT from the coding sequence ATGAGCCAACGTACCAAAACGTACCTCCTCCACGGAGGTCTTTTTTTAGTTACTCTGATTACTACCACTATGGCCGGGGCCGAGTGGATGTTCGGTCGGTTGTTCATACCGATCGAAAAAATGAAGACGCTTGGCTGGGAGGAGTTTGTAGCTGGCTTTCAGTTTTCGATTCCCTTTCTAGCCATTCTGACTGTCCATGAATTTGGTCATTATTTTACCGCAAAAGCCAATAAAGTTCGCGTAACACTGCCCTATTACATTCCGCTGTGGCTGGGAATCGGACAGAGTATTGGAACACTGGGGGCATTTATCAGGATTAAAGATTATATCAACAGCCGCAAAAAATATTTCGATATTGGTATTGCCGGGCCATTGGCTGGGTTTGCGCTGGCATTGGTTGTCTTGTGGTATGGATTTACCCACTTGCCGCCACCGGAGTATATCTTTACAATTCACCCCGAATACCAGAAGTGGGGGCTTGATTACGGGCAGTATGCGTACCGGAATCTGCCACCAGGTGGAGCGGTAGGGCTGGGCGATAATTTGCTGTTCAACTTTTTTAAGACCTACGTAGCCGATCCTGCGCGTGTGCCGCACCCCTATGAGATGATCCACTACCCCTATCTAATGGCGGGTTATCTGGCTTTGTTTTTCACCTCGCTTAACTTAATTCCGATTGGGCAATTAGATGGCGGCCATATTCTTTATGCCTTAATAGGCCGGGATTTATATCGGTGGGTGGCACCAGCCTTATTCATCGTTTTTGCGTTTTATGCCGGATTAGGCTTGTTTAAACCGTCGGATTTTGCTGTACCGACTAACGAGGCATTTTTTTCTGAACTAGGCTCCTTTGGCTTATATGTTGGCTTCCTGTATCTGGCTTTTTCACGGATCAGTGAGAATCGGATGACCTCGTGGCTTATTACGCTTAGCGTTGTGGCGACACAACTGGTCTTTTCCTGGATTCAGCCGCAATGGGAAGGTTACTCTGGTTTTCTCGTATTTGTCTTCGTATTGGGTCGATTCCTTGGCATCTACCATCCCGAAACCGAGTTACAGGAGCCGCTGGATGCTAAACGTAAGATTCTGGGTTGGCTAGCCTTAGTTGTTTTTGTACTGTGTTTTAGCCTGAAGCCGTTTTTGGTAACATAG
- a CDS encoding sialate O-acetylesterase — MKFLYPCLVLFLCYFTASAQVNFDQLPRDLQLYPRDAAGQADVVVSGTIVTAGYTKVGMQVLREGKLSKVVSQTFISGTNTPFKLTGSIKAERAEYQFRVFLYKGTDSVLVADRKRIVCGDVYLLHGQSNALALAGLDTYYAFNFDDKYLRNATYVYGSTDIPNDMSWYAAKDPYGSVGGFGLTLQRLILEQYGIPTLVLNGAYGGTGIVALGARNPANHADLSTFYGRLLFRAQWAGVDKKVKAIIWKQGEDEAGNDPEGYDAKFKTLYDQFHEDYGNARIYVGQINILADKVEGAAALRDFQRRAKYLFANVEAIATIGASGYDGIHYDPPGHQQLAFEQFRQIARDFYGSKDTVQINSPDIKKAFYNLRKDSITLAFDNEMQMVWKDTAYYNFATGEKLGSREMKDLFYLDGKAGLLSGGSVNGNRVTLSLKQPASAKFLRYLPAYFSDVLSPFYNGPTLKNTRGMRAFSFDGVPIADAIATVTTLAAKPVSDKQIQLSWTAAAAAQTIILERSDGNRTAFKSLTALSGTTVTYLDNNLPDPFGTYYYRLRAYSSTSESGYSNIAVSQPLILGLAEAEPPVRLYPNPISTDRTLRIETKNLTISTVSVRDLMGRLVKDWRGKAQGELSIGLDEAAPGIYIADLETTDGQTLRHKIVVR, encoded by the coding sequence ATGAAGTTCCTCTACCCCTGCCTTGTATTGTTTTTATGCTATTTTACTGCTTCGGCTCAGGTAAATTTTGATCAACTACCACGAGACCTTCAACTTTATCCCCGGGATGCGGCAGGCCAGGCCGATGTAGTAGTTAGTGGAACAATTGTTACTGCTGGCTATACAAAAGTTGGTATGCAGGTACTTCGTGAAGGAAAATTGTCGAAAGTAGTTAGTCAGACATTTATTTCCGGCACTAACACGCCCTTTAAACTAACTGGTTCCATTAAAGCGGAACGAGCCGAGTATCAGTTTCGGGTATTTCTCTATAAAGGCACTGATTCAGTGCTGGTTGCCGATCGGAAGCGCATCGTCTGTGGCGATGTGTATCTACTACATGGCCAGTCCAATGCGCTTGCGTTGGCAGGGCTTGATACCTATTACGCCTTTAATTTCGACGATAAATACCTTCGAAACGCTACCTACGTATACGGATCGACGGATATTCCCAACGACATGAGCTGGTATGCGGCCAAAGACCCCTATGGTAGCGTAGGTGGATTTGGCCTTACTCTCCAGCGGTTAATCCTGGAACAGTATGGTATTCCAACGCTTGTGCTGAACGGAGCTTATGGTGGAACCGGAATTGTGGCCCTTGGCGCACGAAATCCAGCCAATCATGCTGATCTGAGTACTTTTTATGGACGATTACTATTTCGGGCCCAGTGGGCTGGTGTCGATAAAAAAGTGAAAGCGATTATCTGGAAACAGGGCGAGGATGAGGCTGGTAATGACCCCGAAGGTTACGATGCCAAGTTTAAAACGCTTTATGATCAGTTCCATGAAGACTATGGAAATGCCCGGATATACGTTGGTCAGATCAATATTCTGGCTGATAAAGTGGAGGGAGCCGCGGCCCTGCGCGACTTTCAGCGACGTGCAAAATATCTGTTTGCCAACGTTGAGGCCATTGCTACCATTGGGGCAAGTGGGTACGACGGTATCCACTATGATCCACCAGGACACCAGCAATTGGCCTTTGAGCAGTTCCGGCAGATAGCCCGTGATTTCTATGGCTCCAAAGACACCGTTCAGATTAATTCGCCAGATATTAAAAAGGCGTTTTATAACCTACGGAAAGACTCGATTACACTGGCTTTCGACAACGAAATGCAGATGGTATGGAAAGATACGGCTTACTATAACTTTGCAACGGGGGAGAAATTGGGCAGTCGGGAAATGAAAGATCTTTTTTATCTGGATGGTAAGGCTGGACTTCTTTCGGGTGGTTCTGTCAATGGCAATCGCGTAACGCTAAGCCTTAAACAACCCGCATCGGCAAAATTTCTACGCTATTTGCCCGCCTATTTTTCCGATGTCTTATCGCCATTTTATAATGGGCCAACACTCAAAAATACGCGGGGAATGCGGGCTTTTAGTTTTGATGGAGTGCCCATTGCCGATGCAATCGCAACCGTAACAACGCTGGCCGCTAAACCCGTTTCTGATAAGCAAATTCAGCTTAGCTGGACCGCAGCGGCCGCAGCGCAGACCATTATTCTGGAACGAAGTGACGGGAATAGAACCGCTTTTAAGAGTCTCACAGCCTTAAGTGGAACCACTGTAACATACCTTGATAACAACCTGCCCGATCCGTTCGGTACTTATTATTACCGCTTGCGGGCCTATAGCAGTACGTCAGAATCAGGCTATAGCAATATCGCTGTTTCACAACCACTCATATTGGGTTTAGCTGAAGCCGAACCACCTGTTCGACTGTACCCGAACCCCATCTCAACGGATCGCACGCTACGGATCGAAACTAAAAACCTGACAATCAGCACTGTTTCCGTGCGAGATTTGATGGGTAGGTTAGTGAAAGACTGGCGCGGTAAGGCTCAGGGTGAATTATCGATTGGACTCGACGAGGCTGCTCCGGGTATTTATATTGCTGATCTGGAAACCACCGATGGTCAGACACTTCGTCATAAGATTGTGGTGCGTTGA
- the radC gene encoding RadC family protein produces MIYATSGTIQSWAEEDRPREKLMLKGKAALSEAELIAILINSGTIDLTAVDVAKIILKSVDNNLNELAKLSIKELSKFRGIGEAKAISIVAALELGRRRKEQDRPQRARVTCSRDAYNEMIPHLIDKPHEEFWILLMNRANEILRPVQISSGGISGTVADTRIIFKQAIEHLASSMILLHNHPSGNLLPSQADKDLTRKLKEAGRLLEIPVLDHLIFTDKAYFSFADEGIL; encoded by the coding sequence ATGATTTACGCAACCTCCGGTACGATTCAAAGCTGGGCAGAGGAAGACCGCCCGCGCGAAAAACTAATGCTGAAGGGCAAAGCAGCCCTGTCTGAAGCCGAATTGATCGCCATTCTGATTAACTCAGGCACCATTGATCTGACGGCCGTTGATGTAGCGAAAATCATTCTCAAAAGCGTTGATAATAATCTCAACGAACTGGCCAAGCTCAGCATTAAAGAACTATCTAAATTTCGGGGTATCGGCGAGGCCAAAGCAATCAGTATTGTGGCTGCCCTTGAACTGGGTCGCAGGCGTAAAGAGCAGGATCGGCCCCAACGGGCACGTGTTACCTGCTCGCGCGATGCCTACAACGAAATGATTCCACACTTGATCGACAAGCCCCACGAAGAGTTCTGGATTTTACTGATGAATCGGGCTAATGAAATTCTTCGGCCCGTACAGATCAGTTCAGGAGGCATATCGGGCACAGTTGCCGATACCAGAATTATTTTCAAGCAAGCCATCGAGCACCTGGCCTCGTCAATGATCTTACTTCATAACCATCCTTCTGGCAATCTACTGCCTTCTCAGGCCGACAAAGACCTGACCCGAAAGCTTAAAGAGGCTGGGCGGCTCCTGGAAATTCCCGTGCTCGATCACCTGATTTTTACGGACAAAGCCTATTTCAGCTTTGCGGATGAGGGTATTCTATAG
- a CDS encoding WcaF family extracellular polysaccharide biosynthesis acetyltransferase produces the protein MAKTLAQTTDPEQAVGRTDLSLFDNSWYKPGPRWKIVLWFLVNAITLNTYLPIPVAIKRFILKLFGAKLGIGVVIKPAVNIKYPWLLQVGNHVWIGEKVWIDNLSQVIIGDNACLSQGAMLLTGNHNYRRSTFDLTALPITLDDGVWIGAKAVVCPGVHCHSHSVLAVNSVATRSLDAYGIYQGNPAVWVRKRDITA, from the coding sequence ATGGCAAAGACCTTAGCCCAAACAACCGACCCTGAACAGGCGGTCGGCCGTACGGACCTATCGCTTTTCGACAATAGTTGGTATAAACCGGGCCCGCGCTGGAAAATCGTTCTGTGGTTTCTTGTTAATGCAATTACGTTAAATACTTATTTGCCAATTCCTGTTGCTATTAAACGGTTCATTTTGAAGCTATTTGGGGCGAAACTGGGTATTGGGGTTGTGATTAAACCGGCGGTCAACATCAAATACCCCTGGTTACTTCAGGTGGGTAACCACGTCTGGATTGGAGAGAAGGTATGGATTGACAACTTAAGCCAGGTCATTATTGGCGACAATGCCTGCCTTTCGCAGGGGGCTATGCTATTGACAGGAAACCATAACTACCGTCGGTCAACCTTCGATCTGACAGCCCTACCAATAACGCTCGATGATGGGGTTTGGATTGGTGCTAAAGCTGTTGTCTGCCCGGGTGTTCACTGCCATTCTCATTCGGTATTGGCGGTTAACTCAGTCGCCACGCGCTCGCTGGATGCATACGGAATTTATCAGGGGAACCCGGCCGTTTGGGTTCGAAAACGAGACATCACTGCGTGA
- a CDS encoding HAD family hydrolase has translation MNSANNTSTLKNLIFDLGDVIIPIDLTAPVRNFAMLSNLPEAEVQAIWKQYDILNKYETGLVDDNAFRTHVRQVLKNDSWADEVIDTAWNTVLLDLPVERIERIKELKQNYRLFLLSNTSPIHIRQVNHVLSEMNQPTLEELFEQVFYSYEVRLAKPSPEIYQYVLAEAGLAAEETAFFDDNAANIRAALELGIQAVHVQTPKTILDYLKDI, from the coding sequence ATGAATTCTGCAAATAATACCTCAACGCTCAAAAATCTCATATTTGACCTCGGCGACGTTATTATCCCGATTGACCTGACTGCTCCCGTCCGCAACTTTGCAATGCTTTCTAACTTGCCCGAGGCCGAAGTACAGGCTATCTGGAAGCAGTACGATATCCTGAATAAGTACGAAACGGGCCTTGTCGATGACAACGCTTTCCGGACTCACGTACGGCAGGTGCTAAAAAATGACTCCTGGGCCGATGAGGTTATCGATACCGCCTGGAATACGGTATTACTCGACCTTCCGGTCGAACGTATCGAACGCATTAAAGAACTGAAGCAGAATTACCGACTTTTTCTGTTAAGTAATACGAGCCCGATTCATATCCGCCAGGTCAACCATGTGCTCTCGGAAATGAATCAGCCGACGCTTGAGGAACTCTTCGAGCAAGTATTCTATTCCTATGAAGTCCGGCTGGCCAAACCGTCTCCCGAAATTTATCAGTACGTTCTGGCCGAGGCAGGATTAGCCGCCGAAGAAACGGCTTTCTTTGATGATAATGCCGCGAATATCCGGGCAGCTCTGGAGTTAGGGATTCAGGCAGTTCATGTGCAGACACCAAAAACTATTTTGGATTACTTAAAAGATATATGA
- a CDS encoding Dabb family protein, translating to MNAKSRGYALIVVLMCAFALTIYGAYSPARKAQKQQVVCIKFKKGVENAAVEQHMNGFAALKHEIPQIVGYTSGKTILPNQAVADYDVVHYLTFQSEADIKTFEQSAVYKQFVAQNQGIWDKTLVVNADIRP from the coding sequence ATGAATGCTAAATCACGAGGTTACGCTCTCATTGTTGTGCTGATGTGCGCTTTTGCTTTGACAATCTATGGTGCCTACTCACCTGCCAGAAAAGCCCAGAAACAGCAAGTTGTGTGTATAAAATTCAAAAAAGGGGTTGAAAACGCAGCTGTTGAACAGCATATGAATGGTTTTGCGGCCCTAAAGCACGAAATTCCACAGATCGTTGGTTATACGTCTGGTAAGACAATTTTGCCTAATCAGGCCGTTGCAGACTATGATGTGGTCCATTATCTGACCTTTCAGAGCGAAGCCGACATCAAGACGTTTGAGCAAAGTGCTGTCTACAAACAGTTTGTTGCACAGAACCAGGGAATTTGGGATAAAACCTTGGTCGTCAATGCAGATATTCGTCCATAA
- a CDS encoding glycosyltransferase family 2 protein yields the protein MKVSIITVVFNGAEHIRDCIESILNQTYNDIEYIVVDGGSTDGTIELVRSYGTKIARFVSEPDKGLYDAMNKGIQMATGEVIGLLNADDFYRHNQVIEHMVTTFERTGSDAVYGDMIYVDRTDIQKLKRYWRSGWYHENAFLWGWMPGHLSFFAKRWLYEQHGLFRLDMKSAADYELLLRFIHKNKAKLAYMDEVTIVMRAGGISNSSLKNRLRANREDRIAWELNGLTPYFFTLWLKPLRKLRQYITKPPALPGTTIK from the coding sequence GTGAAAGTATCTATCATTACGGTTGTGTTCAATGGAGCCGAACACATCCGAGACTGTATCGAATCAATACTGAACCAAACCTATAACGATATTGAGTACATTGTTGTGGATGGTGGTTCAACGGATGGAACCATTGAGCTTGTTCGCTCGTATGGTACAAAAATTGCACGATTTGTCTCTGAACCAGACAAAGGCTTATACGATGCCATGAATAAAGGCATACAAATGGCTACTGGTGAGGTGATAGGTCTGCTCAATGCCGATGATTTTTATCGGCACAATCAGGTAATTGAGCACATGGTCACTACTTTTGAACGTACGGGCAGTGATGCTGTTTATGGTGACATGATTTACGTCGACCGAACTGATATTCAGAAGCTTAAGCGTTACTGGCGATCAGGTTGGTACCATGAGAATGCTTTTTTATGGGGCTGGATGCCCGGTCATCTATCGTTTTTTGCAAAGCGATGGCTGTACGAGCAGCACGGTCTCTTCAGGCTGGATATGAAGAGTGCTGCTGACTACGAATTGCTATTGAGGTTCATTCACAAAAATAAGGCCAAACTTGCTTATATGGATGAAGTTACAATTGTTATGCGAGCTGGTGGCATTAGTAATAGCAGTCTAAAGAATCGACTTCGTGCTAACCGTGAAGACCGGATAGCCTGGGAATTAAACGGATTAACCCCTTATTTTTTTACGCTATGGCTAAAACCTCTACGAAAACTCAGGCAGTATATTACTAAACCACCCGCATTGCCTGGCACCACCATAAAGTAG
- a CDS encoding glycosyltransferase family 2 protein, with protein sequence MADVSVIILTHNEEKHIARCLQSLHPFTDKVFIVDSFSTDRTVEIARSLGATVVQNPWVNYAIQFNYGIDNTPFKTAWLMRMDADEYVLPELAEEINQRLVTLSEDISGIYVKRRVLFFDKWIRHGSYYPIWLLRLWRRQQGICEETWMDEHIKLSQGKSIQFQHDLVDHNLNDLTWWTQKHNNYAIREVIDLLNIKYNFDKTQRVEPKLFGSQEQRIRYLKIQYASLPLFTRPFLYFFYRYFVRLGFLDGQKGLIWHFLQGLWYRFLVDAKMFEVYFHAGRDKQAIIQFFRTHYGKDLSPNNRP encoded by the coding sequence ATGGCCGACGTATCAGTCATTATTCTAACACACAACGAAGAGAAACATATTGCCCGGTGTTTGCAGAGCCTGCATCCGTTTACCGATAAAGTATTCATTGTTGACTCCTTTTCAACGGATCGAACCGTTGAGATTGCGCGTTCGCTGGGGGCAACCGTTGTACAAAATCCCTGGGTCAATTATGCTATACAATTCAACTACGGAATTGATAATACGCCGTTTAAGACGGCCTGGCTCATGCGGATGGATGCCGACGAGTATGTATTGCCAGAGCTAGCCGAAGAAATCAACCAGCGTCTGGTAACATTATCGGAAGACATCTCGGGCATATATGTTAAGCGACGAGTATTGTTTTTTGACAAATGGATACGGCATGGTTCTTATTATCCAATTTGGTTGCTTAGACTATGGCGACGCCAACAAGGTATTTGTGAGGAAACCTGGATGGATGAGCATATCAAGTTATCACAGGGAAAATCTATTCAGTTTCAGCATGACTTAGTAGACCACAATCTTAACGATTTGACCTGGTGGACACAAAAACATAATAATTATGCCATTCGTGAAGTCATTGATTTACTTAATATTAAGTATAATTTTGATAAAACTCAACGTGTAGAACCAAAACTGTTTGGATCGCAGGAACAACGTATCCGGTACTTAAAAATACAATATGCTTCATTGCCCTTGTTTACCCGGCCATTTTTGTATTTTTTCTATCGATACTTTGTTCGGTTAGGTTTCTTAGATGGTCAGAAAGGCCTGATCTGGCACTTTTTGCAAGGACTTTGGTACCGGTTTCTGGTAGATGCCAAAATGTTTGAAGTCTATTTCCATGCAGGGCGCGACAAGCAGGCGATTATTCAATTTTTCCGAACACACTATGGCAAAGACCTTAGCCCAAACAACCGACCCTGA
- the rpsT gene encoding 30S ribosomal protein S20, with amino-acid sequence MANHKSAKKAIRSSAKKRLLNRYQHVTTRNMVKKLRTTTDHAMAVELFKSVSSALDKLAKRNIIHKNKAANNKSKLARLVNGLKTAAA; translated from the coding sequence ATGGCAAACCATAAGTCAGCAAAAAAAGCAATCCGGTCGAGCGCCAAGAAGCGGTTGTTGAACCGTTACCAGCACGTAACGACCCGGAACATGGTAAAAAAACTACGTACCACCACCGACCACGCAATGGCGGTTGAATTGTTCAAGTCGGTTTCGTCTGCTTTGGACAAACTTGCTAAGCGCAATATCATCCACAAAAACAAAGCAGCCAACAACAAATCGAAACTGGCTCGTTTGGTGAATGGTCTGAAAACGGCAGCAGCTTAG
- a CDS encoding zinc dependent phospholipase C family protein, with protein sequence MYNGFIWLALSVQFFVESLLSGKPVYEKITPQSEVYQDGISWKKSICHQPPQLQPMWGFYAHQQINRLAVFTLPTEMMPFFKKHIGFLADNAVNPDKRRYAVVGEAPRHFIDLDAYPDTSVTTLPRFYKEATERYGEDTLALHGLVPWQIQLTKYQLTEAFRQRNVRRILRVAADLGHYIADANVPLHTTRNYNGQLTNQQGIHGFWESRLPELFSVDYDFLTGQATYLNSPQKVAWRAVFNANAALDSVLRFEEKLTEEIGETRKFGFEDRNGLSTKVYSSDFSQKYHDRLRGQVERQMRASIRMVGDFWYTCWVDAGQPDLKALADYQLTEQETKEENEEKKSWLKRLFSVRSED encoded by the coding sequence ATGTACAACGGTTTTATTTGGTTGGCCCTGTCCGTCCAGTTTTTTGTGGAAAGTTTATTGAGTGGTAAGCCGGTATACGAAAAAATAACCCCCCAAAGCGAGGTTTATCAGGACGGGATTTCTTGGAAAAAGTCAATTTGTCATCAGCCGCCACAGCTTCAGCCTATGTGGGGATTTTATGCGCATCAGCAGATTAATCGGCTGGCTGTATTTACGCTCCCAACCGAAATGATGCCATTCTTTAAAAAACATATCGGCTTTCTGGCCGACAATGCTGTCAATCCCGATAAACGCCGATATGCGGTAGTAGGGGAGGCCCCGCGTCATTTTATTGACCTTGATGCTTACCCTGATACGTCAGTAACGACACTTCCGCGTTTCTATAAAGAAGCAACGGAGCGATATGGTGAAGATACGCTTGCTTTACACGGACTTGTACCCTGGCAGATACAACTGACTAAGTACCAGCTAACCGAAGCATTCAGGCAACGTAATGTCCGCCGAATTCTGCGCGTTGCTGCTGATTTGGGTCATTATATTGCTGATGCCAATGTGCCTTTACACACGACCCGTAACTACAATGGCCAGTTGACAAACCAACAAGGTATTCATGGCTTTTGGGAGTCGCGTTTGCCTGAGTTGTTCAGTGTCGACTACGATTTTCTAACCGGACAGGCCACTTACCTCAACTCGCCCCAGAAAGTAGCCTGGCGCGCGGTGTTCAATGCAAATGCTGCGCTAGACTCGGTTTTGCGGTTTGAGGAGAAACTGACCGAAGAGATAGGCGAAACACGTAAATTCGGTTTTGAGGATCGGAATGGACTTTCCACAAAAGTTTATTCGTCCGATTTCTCGCAGAAATACCATGATCGCCTGCGTGGTCAGGTGGAGCGACAAATGCGGGCATCGATCAGGATGGTTGGTGATTTTTGGTACACATGCTGGGTCGACGCTGGTCAGCCAGATCTGAAAGCACTGGCGGATTATCAACTCACCGAACAGGAGACGAAAGAAGAGAATGAAGAAAAGAAAAGCTGGCTAAAACGATTGTTTTCGGTACGAAGTGAGGATTGA
- a CDS encoding methionyl-tRNA formyltransferase, with the protein MRLVILTQDDPFYLARNIDYLLKKLPPYAEVVATVVFDVSPFGKRESFKDKIKKTYDIFGLPFFLRYGFKFVTSKLDSRNNVRKVLADRGIPLIQIEGNINKDENLEKIRAYKPDLLVSIAGNQIFKRKLLDVATHGCINLHTALLPKYRGLMPSFWVLKNGETHTGVSVFFVDEGIDSGPILVQNKLEIGGMSQAALIDVTKKMGMDAILESIDKIHSGKYELIENDAAQMTYFTFPTRNDVKEFLAAGKRFY; encoded by the coding sequence ATGCGCCTTGTGATTCTGACGCAGGACGATCCGTTCTACCTCGCCCGAAATATTGATTATCTGCTGAAAAAACTGCCACCTTATGCCGAAGTAGTTGCTACGGTGGTGTTCGACGTATCGCCGTTTGGGAAGCGAGAAAGTTTTAAGGATAAAATCAAGAAGACATACGACATTTTTGGTCTGCCATTTTTTCTGCGTTATGGGTTTAAGTTCGTAACCTCTAAACTGGACAGTCGGAATAACGTCAGAAAAGTGCTGGCTGATCGGGGTATTCCGCTGATTCAGATCGAAGGAAACATCAACAAGGACGAAAACCTGGAAAAAATTCGGGCCTATAAACCCGATTTGCTAGTATCTATTGCTGGTAATCAGATCTTTAAGCGTAAGTTGCTTGATGTGGCTACCCATGGTTGCATTAACCTTCATACGGCGCTTTTACCCAAATACCGTGGCCTGATGCCCTCGTTCTGGGTATTGAAAAACGGGGAAACGCATACGGGTGTATCGGTTTTCTTTGTGGATGAAGGAATTGACAGTGGGCCAATTCTGGTACAGAATAAGCTTGAAATTGGTGGGATGAGCCAGGCCGCATTAATTGACGTGACGAAAAAAATGGGCATGGATGCTATCCTGGAATCCATCGACAAAATTCACTCAGGCAAGTATGAGCTTATCGAAAATGATGCTGCTCAGATGACCTATTTTACGTTCCCAACTCGCAATGACGTTAAAGAATTTCTCGCGGCTGGAAAGCGTTTTTACTAA
- a CDS encoding glycosyltransferase family 4 protein encodes MNLDLLIAYLLNKFDDELFKLGLYQCILSFLVACFVAVVSIPVVIKISELKSLMEKPGERRSHTTPTPTFGGIAIFAAILIAYFLWPSIDQTDVYRTDLSVAGMTILFFIGIKDDLVGIDPNKKILFQILAAMILIFFGDLKVDYLYGIMGFHHIEEIISILLTCFIFIALTNAINLIDGIDGLAAGIATIASGTFGTWFLLTNHFTMACLAFTLTGALLGFLRFNFSKTSKIFMGNTGSLIIGFMLAFFAVRFVSLNASYRFEPTAFFNAPIIAIVILIVPIFDTLRVFLVRILARRSPFSADRNHMHHILLDNGLSHAQATAVLCGASLLNTLLFFLLHRNITNTQSLLILGALFGLYMIASFTLKMRAMYVSTHPRRRRAVLRRELQSGIIGRRIVDYL; translated from the coding sequence ATGAATCTTGATTTGTTAATTGCCTATCTACTAAATAAATTTGATGATGAACTGTTCAAGCTTGGCTTGTATCAGTGCATCTTGTCATTTTTAGTTGCCTGCTTCGTCGCAGTCGTGTCAATTCCTGTTGTCATTAAAATCTCTGAGTTAAAATCGCTCATGGAGAAACCCGGTGAACGACGGTCACATACGACGCCCACGCCAACTTTTGGCGGTATTGCCATTTTCGCAGCCATCCTGATCGCTTATTTTCTATGGCCTAGTATTGATCAGACCGATGTATACCGAACAGACTTGTCTGTGGCAGGCATGACTATCCTTTTTTTCATCGGGATTAAAGACGATTTGGTCGGCATTGACCCTAATAAAAAAATACTCTTTCAGATTCTGGCAGCTATGATCCTGATCTTCTTCGGTGATCTGAAAGTCGATTATTTATACGGGATTATGGGGTTCCACCATATCGAAGAGATTATTAGTATTCTGCTTACCTGTTTCATTTTTATCGCTCTGACTAATGCCATTAACCTCATCGACGGTATTGATGGGCTGGCCGCAGGCATTGCAACGATTGCCAGCGGAACATTTGGAACCTGGTTCTTACTGACGAACCACTTCACAATGGCTTGTCTGGCATTTACTTTGACAGGTGCCTTATTAGGCTTTTTACGGTTCAATTTTTCGAAGACCAGTAAAATTTTCATGGGCAATACGGGCTCATTAATTATCGGTTTTATGCTGGCGTTCTTCGCGGTGCGTTTTGTCAGTCTTAATGCGTCATACCGATTTGAACCAACTGCCTTTTTCAATGCGCCAATTATTGCCATCGTTATTCTGATTGTTCCTATTTTCGATACGCTACGCGTGTTTCTGGTACGTATTCTGGCTCGGCGGTCGCCTTTCTCAGCTGACCGAAACCACATGCACCATATTCTGTTAGACAATGGTCTATCACACGCACAGGCAACAGCCGTACTTTGTGGAGCCTCGTTACTGAATACACTTCTCTTCTTTTTACTGCACCGGAACATCACCAATACACAGTCGCTATTGATTCTGGGGGCCTTATTTGGGCTCTATATGATAGCGAGTTTTACACTAAAGATGCGCGCCATGTATGTATCAACACACCCGCGTCGTCGTCGGGCTGTTCTGCGTCGAGAACTACAAAGCGGCATTATTGGCCGACGTATCGTTGATTATCTTTAA